The Cuculus canorus isolate bCucCan1 chromosome 5, bCucCan1.pri, whole genome shotgun sequence genome window below encodes:
- the LOC104062321 gene encoding zinc finger and BTB domain-containing protein 18.2, with amino-acid sequence MEFPDHSRQLLQCLSQQRHQGFLCDCTVLVGEAQFRAHRAVLASCSMYFHLFYRDQLDKRDIVHLNSDIVTAPAFSLLLEFMYEGKLEFNSLPVEDVLAAASYLHMYDIVKVCKGKLKDKELCSEEKINDEAASLEKAEHFLDAGVPLVHEFDPGNKQKFSVAEYERAAGKEKVSSHPAWSSDHISVSSAPTEAEPCAAAAGKTKANVNSSTGPLSQRSVNHPLASSDVDCALDLSFKPVPGRDSLHPSYVFGQLASDSQQQGTEPLVKDEQDLLSDQEDGEARSPESQHFGNSAKSLVTGLGHMFAGNGSSHAREEDIDQERDESEDDMDSSDISSGVLVPPGHICICPLCSKVFPSPHILQLHLSSHFRDKDGSRTRLSPDGSVPTCTLCGKTFSCMYTLKRHERTHSGEKPYTCGQCGKSFQYSHNLSRHAVVHTREKPHGCKWCERRFTQSGDLYRHIRKFHCGLVKSLVV; translated from the coding sequence ATGGAGTTTCCAGACCATAGCCGCCAGTTGCTGCAGTGTCTGAGTCAGCAGCGTCACCAGGGCTTCCTGTGTGACTGTACTGTTTTAGTTGGAGAAGCTCAATTCAGAGCTCACAGAGCCGTTCTTGCCTCTTGCAGTATGTACTTCCATCTTTTCTACAGGGACCAGTTAGACAAAAGGGATATTGTGCATCTGAACAGTGACATTGTCACAGCCCCTGCCTTCAGCCTGCTGCTCGAATTCATGTACGAGGGAAAGCTGGAATTCAACAGTCTCCCGGTGGAAGATGTGCTGGCTGCGGCTAGCTACCTTCACATGTATGACATTGTCAAAGTCTGCAAGGGCAAGTTGAAAGATAAAGAATTATGTTCGGAAGAGAAGATTAACGATGAGGCGGCTAGTTTGGAGAAAGCGGAGCATTTTCTAGACGCCGGAGTGCCCCTGGTCCACGAGTTTGACccaggaaacaaacaaaaattcagcGTTGCAGAATATGAGAGAGCGGCAGGCAAAGAAAAGGTCAGCAGTCACCCCGCCTGGTCCTCTGATCATATAAGTGTCAGCTCTGCGCCGACAGAGGCAGAACCGTGTGCcgcagcagctggaaaaacaaaggcTAATGTCAATAGTTCCACAGGACCTTTGTCCCAAAGGTCTGTTAACCATCCCCTGGCTTCGAGTGATGTGGACTGTGCGCTGGATTTGTCTTTCAAGCCCGTGCCGGGGAGAGATTCCTTACACCCCTCCTATGTCTTTGGACAGCTGGCCTCCgacagccagcagcagggtACCGAGCCACTTGTTAAAGATGAACAAGACTTGCTGTCAGATCAGGAGGATGGCGAAGCCAGGAGTCCGGAGAGTCAGCATTTTGGGAATTCAGCCAAAAGCCTAGTGACAGGGTTAGGACACATGTTCGCGGGGAATGGCAGCTCTCATGCCCGAGAGGAGGATATAGATCAAGAGCGAGACGAGAGCGAGGATGACATGGATTCATCGGACATCTCCTCAGGTGTCCTCGTGCCTCCCGGGCATATCTGCATTTGCCCCCTCTGTAGCAAGGTGTTTCCGAGCCCGCACATCCTTCAGCTGCATCTGAGCTCTCATTTCCGTGACAAGGACGGCTCCCGGACCCGCTTGTCCCCTGACGGGTCGGTCCCCACGTGTACCCTCTGCGGAAAGACTTTTTCTTGCATGTACACATTAAAGAGGCACGAGAGGACTCACTCGGGGGAGAAGCCCTACACCTGCGGCCAGTGTGGAAAGAGCTTCCAGTATTCCCACAACCTCAGCCGCCACGCTGTGGTGCACACCAGGGAGAAACCTCACGGGTGCAAGTGGTGCGAGAGACGGTTCACGCAATCCGGGGACTTGTACAGACATATCCGCAAATTTCACTGTGGCCTTGTGAAGTCTTTGGTTGTTTGA